AGAAGCAGAAGTTAAGGTGCAGGGATCAGCAGGTCCTTGGCAGTTGCTTCAGCATCCTGGGCCAGAGCTCCTGGTAACCCCCCTGGAGGGGCAGCTGTGgttggcacaggggctgctgccgccctgctgcttcctccagcagctgccagctcagcctgaGGGGCGGCCTGGGGGTCCCACCTTGTACCTTCTCCAAACTGGGATGGTGGATGGTGGGGGATCCCTccagacacagcagggacaagcTGTGTGAGGCTGTGGGGTGGAAGGAGCTCTGTGTTTGCCTGCAGCCCCATGGACCTTTcggagctgctgaaggagggGACGAAGGAATCGCACGACCGCGCCGAGAACACTCAGTTTGTCAAGGACTTCCTCAAGGGCCGCATCAAGAAGGAGCTCTTCAAGGTGGGtgtggctctgctccccagctcttTGGTGCAGACTCCAAGGcagagccccacagccctgggggtgctgtggtggtggtgggcagagcagagcagagccttggCTCCTTCAAGCAGTGCCTGCCTGGTACAGGCTCTCCAGGCTGCTtctgtgccaggcctggggtTTGCTCTTGAGATGAGTTGTGCCCATCTAGTGAGCAGCTTCTCACATGAGCTGTGTTCTGTCTGTAGCTGGCCACCGTGGCCCTTTACTTCACCTACTCTGCTCTGGAAGAGGAGATGGATCACAACAAGGACAATCCCCTCTTTGCTCCTCTGTATTTCCCTGTGGAGCTCCACCGGAGAGAAGCTTTGGCCAAAGacctcaaatatttttatgggGAAGACTGGAAAGAAAAGATCCAGTGTTCAGAGGCAACTCAGCAGTATGTGGACAGAATCCATCATGTGGGACAACAcgagccagagctgctggtggctcATGCTTACACACGCTACATGGGGGACCTCTCAGGTGGCCAGGTGCTGAAGAAGGTAGCCCAGAGGGCCCTGAAGTTGCCCAGTACTGAGGAAGGGATCCAGTTCTACGTGTTTGACAACATTTCCAACGCACAGCAGTTCAAGCAGCTTTACAGAGCAAGAATGAATGCTCTGGACTTGGACAAGAACACCAAGGAAAGGATTGTGGAAGAGGCCAACAAAGCCTTCAGATTTAACATGCAGGTACTAAACAAAGCCCTTGATCTGTATGTGTAGGTGCTGCAGCTTTTAGGTCTGGCCCAGGTTAATTCAGTCACACCACTCACCCAGTCAGTGTGAGTGAGACCACCACAGCCCCTCCTTGAGGGGTTGGGGTTCTAGCTGAACTAGTTTTCTCTAGCTtcaggcaggaattcctcccATGCTCCACCGCCACAGCCAAATGCTTTGATTAAGGCAAAATTAATGATTTGAAGATTCCCACAAGCTGTGTGGCTGTGAATCAgtgaggggagcagagctctTGTGCCAAGACAGCCTCAAACAGTTTGAGTGTGCTGCACCACCCTGGTTACAATTCATCTCCTGTCTCAGGTCTGACTTGTTGCCCATGGTCAGAAATGTCTGGAGCTTCCTGTCCCTCCCATAGCATTTGCCTCTCATCAAACCtgactgagctgctgcttgccCCAGGGGATGAACACAGATTTAGCTACTGGATGGAAGTTTTAATCTTGTGCTTGTAGCAGGTCAGTGTGATTTAAACTGGCCAGAAACATGGTGAGGTGTGGTTGGCTCC
This genomic window from Molothrus aeneus isolate 106 chromosome 16, BPBGC_Maene_1.0, whole genome shotgun sequence contains:
- the HMOX2 gene encoding heme oxygenase 2, giving the protein MPSAQESPEGGEEDILHYEEIEDDAVSPMDLSELLKEGTKESHDRAENTQFVKDFLKGRIKKELFKLATVALYFTYSALEEEMDHNKDNPLFAPLYFPVELHRREALAKDLKYFYGEDWKEKIQCSEATQQYVDRIHHVGQHEPELLVAHAYTRYMGDLSGGQVLKKVAQRALKLPSTEEGIQFYVFDNISNAQQFKQLYRARMNALDLDKNTKERIVEEANKAFRFNMQVFDELDKVGRSLGEEAQDGGVPVHDGKGDIRKCPYYADKLGTASPSCPFHAAVGLARQPLVQLVLAACMAVAAGAAAWYIL